The following coding sequences lie in one Polyodon spathula isolate WHYD16114869_AA chromosome 15, ASM1765450v1, whole genome shotgun sequence genomic window:
- the LOC121328016 gene encoding superoxide dismutase [Cu-Zn]-like isoform X2, translating into MVLKAVCVLKGSGDVCGTVHFVQEENGPVKLTGQITGLTPGEHGFHVHAFGDNTNGCVSAGPHFNPHAKTHGAPQDEVRHVGDLGNVVAGDDKVAVINIEDKLISLSGPHSIIGRTMVEISCCFTS; encoded by the exons ATGGTGTTGAAAGCTGTTTGCGTTCTGAAAGGCTCCGGCGACGTCTGCGGCACAGTACATTTTGTGCAAGAG GAGAATGGACCAGTGAAGTTAACGGGGCAAATAACAGGTTTAACTCCTGGAGAGCATGGCTTTCATGTTCATGCATTTGGAGACAACACCAATG GTTGTGTGAGTGCTGGTCCTCACTTCAACCCACATGCTAAAACTCATGGTGCACCGCAAGATGAAGTTAG GCATGTGGGAGATCTTGGTAATGTAGTAGCTGGAGATGATAAGGTGGCAGTCATTAATATTGAGGACAAACTTATAAGTCTGTCAGGACCTCATTCAATCATAGGTCGAACTATGGTG gaaatctcTTGCTGCTTCACATCCTag